The Carassius auratus strain Wakin chromosome 27, ASM336829v1, whole genome shotgun sequence genome includes a region encoding these proteins:
- the LOC113046166 gene encoding gastrula zinc finger protein XlCGF57.1-like translates to MEFIKEENEEIRIPDPCRVKDEETEEKIDLMTPKEESQEINEEEEKHHDFTSGEKSFSCTETENNSLRKQKRSGKTRSRGSFTCSHCGKGFLRKGHLHSHMRVHTGETPFTCQQCGKSFNQKGNLKNHLRIHTRESPFTCHQCGKSFTQKGNLNSHLRIHTNERPFTCRVCGKSFSLKGNLNHHMRVHSGEKPFACPQCGKCFTQKHSLNFHTRIHSRENCFICHRCGKSFSDIEHLNRHVVTHTGEKPFKCLQCEKRFRLNKNLKSHMTVHSGKKPYTCNHCGKSYAQKGNLNIHVRLHTGERPFVCPHCGKGFTHKGNLKSHIRFHTREKPYTCLQCGKSFSYQKNLKSHAQVHLEFVLQCSECGKRFGDKINFLNHLRIHTGERMFNCERCNKTFLFRSHLEIHMKSHTDERSYACSLCGKDFKWLGNLKSHQKMHACARASHLKQQQQIHTGEKTMHLTASETSKTDAVLAGEKLYSCASCGMNFSTTIYLLAHEKRHCLKQP, encoded by the exons atggagtttattaaagaagAGAATGAAGAAATAAGAATTCCAGATCCATGCAGAGTGAAAGATGAAGAGACGGAGGAGAAAATAG ACCTGATGACGCCGAAAGAGGAAAGTCAAGAAATTAATGAAGAGGAGGAGAAACATCATGATTTCACCAGTGGAGAAAAATCCTTTAGCTGCACAGAGACAGAAAATAATTCcttgagaaaacaaaaaagaagtgGGAAAACCAGATCTAGAGGTAGTTTCACTTGCTCTCACTGTGGAAAGGGTTTCTTGCGTAAAGGACACCTTCATAgccacatgagagttcatactggagagactCCCTTTACCTGCCAGCAGTGCGGGAAGAGCTTTAATCAGAAAGGAAACCTTAAGAACCACCTGCGAATCCACACCCGCGAGAGTCCTTTCACGTGCCATcaatgtggaaaaagtttcactCAGAAAGGAAACCTTAATAGCCACCTGCGAATTCACACCAACGAGAGACCTTTCACCTGCAGAGTCTGTGGAAAGAGCTTCTCGCTGAAGGGAAACCTTAATCACCACATGAGAGTCCAttctggagagaagcctttcgcttgccctcagtgtggaaaatgCTTCACGCAGAAACATTCTCTTAATTTCCACACAAGGATTCACTCTAGAGAGAACTGTTTTATATGCCACAGGTGTGGAAAGAGCTTCTCAGACATAGAGCATCTAAACAGACACGTGGTCactcacactggagaaaagcctttcaAATGCCTGCAGTGTGAGAAGAGGTTCAGATTAAACAAAAACCTTAAGAGTCACATGACAGTCCACAGCGGGAAGAAGCCGTACACGTGCAATCACTGCGGAAAGAGTTACGCTCAGAAAGGAAACCTTAATATTCACGTGCGCCTTCACACTGGAGAGCGACCGTTCGTTTGCCCTCATTGTGGCAAGGGTTTCACACACAAAGGAAACCTGAAGAGTCACATCCGATTTCACACTCGAGAGAAGCCTTACACGTGTCTTCAGTGCGGAAAGAGTTTCTCTTATCAGAAAAACCTGAAAAGTCATGCGCAGGTTCATTTGGAGTTCGTCCTGCAGTGTTCGGAGTGTGGCAAGAGGTTTGGAGACAAGATCAACTTCTTAAACCATCTGCGCATTCACACTGGAGAACGGATGTTTAACTGCGAACGCTGCAATAAAACGTTTCTTTTCCGGTCTCACTTAGAGATACACATGAAAAGCCACACTGATGAGAGATCTTATGCGTGTTCCTTGTGCGGAAAGGATTTTAAATGGCTGGGCAATCTGAAGTCACACCAGAAGATGCATGCTTGTGCTAGAGCGAGCCACTTGAAACAGCAGCAACAAATCCATACTGgagaaaaaacaatgcatttgacTGCTTCAGAAACGTCAAAAACAGACGCGGTGCTTGCAGGAGAGAAGCTCTACAGCTGCGCTTCATGTGGGATGAACTTCAGCACAACTATTTATCTGCTGGCTCATGAGAAAAGACACTGTCTGAAGCAGCCATAA
- the LOC113046158 gene encoding gastrula zinc finger protein XlCGF58.1-like, which translates to MEFIKEEPEDSTDSGPCRVKDEETEEQIGLMEVKEESQELNEVEDSQHLQTPENCIAEEGDDQSENLSRSFHTRKRPFTCHQCGKSFDYKGQFNIHMMSHTGERPFSCAPCGKRFLHRGHLNEHLRIHTGEKPYTCAHCGKSFRFQASLTWHKRIHTEESPLTGSQCGKSLKQQEKLKSHMKIHTKKNQFTCPHCEKSFSHKGHLNIHMRSHSGEKPFSCPQCGKRFLHRGHLNDHLRIHTGEKPYTCTHCGKCFTHQASLTWHMRIHTEETFKHYIRMHPFKCHQCGKSFLHRGHLNEHLRVHTGEKPFTCNLCEKSFSHKGYFHLHLRIHTGEKPFTCDQCGKSFTHKGSLKWHMRIHTEGLFPCSVCGKSFAYKRELQIHRRIHTEENPSTCLQCGKKFTCDRKFKCHMKTHSKDYVHSCNQCGKGFNQRGHLNEHMRKHTGEKPFKCHLCGKSFSQKGTLNIHLSIHTGERPFKCHHCGESFSKKRNMNVHLRTHSAINLACHQTGQKLIQQAHLSDHIRIHIVDRPFTCHHCNKNFIHRGHLNDHLRIHTGEKPHVCQQCGKRFTHKGSLTWHIRSHTEEELLQCRQTDKKCTENADVERQKRTCTVAKPYACQQCGKRFPLKASLKWHMRTHADEEPFTCHLTDKKCTNDVERPIRVRSGEKPYVCPLCEKSFSRQAILQSHVETHFEESP; encoded by the exons atggagtttattaaagaggagccTGAAGACTCGACTGATTCAGGACCCTGCAGAGTGAAAGATGAAGAAACTGAGGAACAAATAG GTCTGATGGAAGTGAAAGAGGAAAGCCAAGAACTGAATGAAGTTGAAGACAGCCAGCATTTACAGACACCTGAAAATTGTATAGCTGAAGAAGGTGACGATCAGTCTGAAAACCTTTCACGATCATTTCACACCAGAAAGAGACCTTTCACATGCCATCAATGTGGAAAAAGTTTCGATTATAAAGGACAATTTAATATTCACATGATGAGCCACACTGGAGAGAGGCCCTTCTCGTGTGCTCCGTGTGGAAAGAGGTTTTTACATAGAGGACATCTTAACGAACACTTACGGATTCACAcgggagagaagccttacacatgCGCtcactgtggaaagagtttcagattTCAAGCAAGTCTGACATGGCACAAGAGAATCCACACTGAAGAAAGCCCTTTAACTggctctcagtgtggaaaaagtCTCAAACAGCAAGAAAAACTCAAGAgtcacatgaaaatccacactaAAAAGAATCAGTTTACATGCCCTCATTGTGAAAAGAGCTTCAGTCATAAAGGACACCTTAATATTCACATGAGGAGTCACTCTGGAGAGAAGCCCTTCTCGtgtcctcagtgtggaaagaggtTTTTACATAGAGGACATCTTAACGATCACTTAcggattcacaccggagagaagccttacacatgCACTCACTGTGGAAAGTGTTTCACACATCAAGCAAGCCTGACATGGCACATGAGAATCCACACCGAAGAAACGTTTAAGCATTACATTAGAATGCATCCTTTCAAATgccatcagtgtggaaagagtttcctTCATAGAGGACACCTTAATGAACACTtaagagttcacactggagagaaaccattcacatGTAATCTCTGTGAAAAGAGTTTCAGTCATAAAGGATACTTTCATCTTCACTTAAGGATACACACCGGGGAGAAACCGTTCACATgcgatcagtgtggaaagagtttcacgcATAAAGGAAGCCTGAAGTGGCACATGAGAATCCACACTGAAGGACTTTTCCCTTGCAGTGTGTGCGGGAAGAGTTTCGCCTATAAAAGGGAACTTCAGATTCATAGAAGAATTCATACAGAAGAGAACCCTTCGACTTGTCTTCAGTGCGGAAAAAAATTCACATGTGACAGAAAGTTTAAGTGTCACATGAAAACTCACTCTAAAGACTATGTTCACTCATGCAATCAATGTGGAAAGGGTTTCAATCAAAGAGGACACCTGAATGAACACATGAGAAaacacaccggagagaagccctTCAAATGCCAtctgtgtggaaagagcttcagtCAGAAAGGAACCTTAAACATTCACCTGAGCATTCACACCGGAGAAAGACCGTTCAAGTGCCATCATTGTGGAGAGAGTTTCAGTAAGAAaagaaacatgaatgttcacctGAGAACTCACTCTGCCATTAACCTTGCATGCCATCAAACTGGACAGAAGTTAATTCAACAAGCGCACCTTAGTGATCATATAAGAATTCACATTGTAGACCGACCATTCACGTGCCATCACTGCAATAAGAACTTCATTCACAGAGGACACCTGAATGATCACCtgagaatccacactggagagaaacctcacGTGTGCCAACAGTGTGGGAAGCGTTTCACACATAAAGGAAGCCTTACGTGGCACATAAGATCTCACACTGAAGAGGAGCTTTTACAATGCCGTCAAACCGACAAGAAATGCACAGAAAATGCAGATGTTGAGAGACAGAAAAGAACGTGCACCGTAGCGAAGCCTTACGCGTGCCAACAGTGCGGGAAGCGTTTCCCTCTTAAAGCAAGCCTTAAGTGGCACATGAGAACTCACGCCGATGAGGAGCCTTTCACGTGTCACCTAACTGACAAGAAATGTACAAATGATGTAGAGCGTCCGATAAGAGTTCGCTCCGGGGAGAAGCCTTACGTGTGTCCATTATGTGAAAAGAGTTTCAGTCGTCAAGCAATCCTTCAGAGTCATGTAGAAACTCACTTTGAAGAGAGTCCTTAA